One window of the Natrinema sp. CBA1119 genome contains the following:
- a CDS encoding TIGR00341 family protein: MRLVQLTVPTGKRETILETLDEREIDYVVTDETGSRKYTAVIYFPLPDAAVEPVLDEIQAAGVDEDAYTVVVDAETVVSRRFEALREEYEDGDVGSDRISRQELQAEADDLTPSFPVYVVMTVISAVVATAGLLLDSPAVVVGSMVIAPLIGPALGASVGTVIDDEELFIESITYQILGVVVAIGAAAIFAVLVRSMNIVPPDLVLSSVGEISERLAPDLLSLAIALGAGIAGVVSIATGTSVALVGVMIAAALIPPAGVAGITLAWGQPTAAIGATVLVLVNLLSVNLAGLLTLWYAGYRPENLFQMGETEQRVRHRIVGLIVIVLVFAVFLGAITYASYEAGNFEQDARDEVETVLTDGEYESYELLEFEVVMDDNYPFRNPDRVVVTIGGPPGESAPELADILHERINDHADQSVSVEIRYVEILRR; the protein is encoded by the coding sequence GTGCGGCTCGTACAGTTGACGGTACCGACGGGGAAGCGAGAGACGATCCTCGAGACCCTCGATGAGCGGGAGATCGACTACGTCGTGACGGACGAGACCGGCAGCCGAAAGTACACGGCGGTCATCTATTTTCCGTTGCCGGACGCTGCCGTCGAACCGGTACTCGACGAGATTCAGGCGGCCGGCGTCGACGAGGACGCCTACACGGTTGTCGTCGACGCAGAGACGGTCGTCTCCCGCCGATTTGAGGCGTTACGCGAGGAGTACGAGGACGGCGACGTCGGCTCGGACCGCATCTCGCGTCAGGAGCTGCAGGCGGAGGCCGACGATCTGACGCCGAGCTTTCCCGTCTACGTGGTGATGACGGTCATCAGCGCCGTCGTCGCGACCGCCGGACTGCTGTTGGACTCGCCCGCGGTCGTCGTCGGATCGATGGTGATCGCGCCGCTGATCGGGCCGGCGCTGGGGGCCAGCGTCGGCACGGTGATCGACGACGAGGAACTATTTATCGAGAGCATTACCTACCAGATCCTCGGCGTCGTGGTCGCGATCGGGGCGGCGGCGATCTTCGCGGTTCTGGTTCGGTCGATGAACATCGTCCCGCCCGACCTCGTCCTCTCGAGCGTCGGTGAGATCTCCGAACGGCTCGCGCCCGACTTACTGTCGCTCGCGATCGCGCTCGGCGCGGGCATCGCGGGGGTCGTCAGCATCGCGACGGGAACTTCCGTCGCGCTCGTCGGCGTGATGATCGCGGCAGCGTTGATTCCGCCCGCCGGTGTCGCGGGGATCACGCTCGCGTGGGGACAACCGACGGCCGCGATCGGGGCGACGGTCCTCGTCCTCGTCAACCTGCTGTCGGTGAACCTCGCCGGTCTGTTGACGCTGTGGTACGCCGGCTACCGCCCGGAGAACCTGTTCCAGATGGGCGAGACGGAACAGCGCGTTCGCCATCGGATCGTCGGACTCATCGTCATCGTCCTCGTCTTCGCGGTGTTCCTCGGCGCGATCACCTACGCCTCCTACGAGGCGGGAAACTTCGAACAGGACGCCCGCGACGAAGTCGAGACGGTCCTCACAGACGGTGAATACGAGAGCTACGAACTGCTCGAGTTCGAGGTCGTGATGGACGACAACTACCCGTTCAGGAATCCGGATCGGGTGGTCGTGACGATCGGCGGGCCGCCGGGCGAGTCGGCACCCGAGCTGGCCGATATCCTCCACGAGCGAATCAACGATCACGCCGATCAGTCGGTCTCGGTCGAGATCAGGTACGTCGAAATCCTCAGACGGTAG
- the engB gene encoding GTP-binding protein EngB, with translation MFDTRPNRGAEIALVGRSNVGKSTLMRELTGHSFDTGGKPGVTRSPNHYDWAPEDFVITDLPGFGFMSGVDEDRREQIKTEIVHYLEEYADNVLVAILVVDGKSVIDIIDRHSGPDEIPYDVEMFHFLRDLDIPTIVAVNKMDKVDDEDERLDALCDRLGLYPPWKQWQETIAPISAKKGQLEPLNEAVRSHLHEQERDDLFKFF, from the coding sequence ATGTTCGATACTCGCCCCAATCGAGGGGCCGAAATCGCCCTCGTCGGCCGCTCGAACGTGGGCAAATCCACGCTCATGCGCGAGCTGACCGGCCACAGCTTCGACACCGGCGGCAAACCCGGCGTCACCCGCTCGCCTAACCACTACGACTGGGCCCCCGAGGACTTCGTCATCACCGACCTCCCCGGCTTCGGCTTCATGAGCGGCGTCGACGAGGACCGCCGTGAGCAGATTAAGACCGAAATCGTCCACTATCTCGAGGAGTACGCCGACAACGTCCTCGTCGCCATTTTGGTCGTCGACGGCAAGAGCGTCATCGACATCATCGACCGCCACTCCGGCCCCGACGAAATCCCCTACGACGTCGAGATGTTTCACTTCCTGCGTGATCTCGACATCCCGACGATCGTCGCCGTCAACAAAATGGACAAGGTCGACGACGAGGACGAGCGACTCGACGCGCTCTGTGACCGCCTCGGTCTCTACCCGCCCTGGAAGCAGTGGCAAGAGACCATCGCGCCGATCAGCGCGAAGAAGGGGCAACTCGAGCCGCTGAACGAGGCCGTCCGGAGCCACCTGCACGAGCAGGAGCGGGACGATCTGTTCAAGTTCTTCTAA
- a CDS encoding NUDIX domain-containing protein: MCPDTDTSSDDPVHVVTAFLRHRGDVLCLRRSDAVGTYRGRWGGVSGFAEGDPDEQVLVEIREETGLEIDAVSLVRSGRPVAFEDPALEREWVVHPYLFDCDAREIELSEEHDAFEWVPPTAILEAVGDGREGLDGETVPELWTAYERVAPTVRSIAADDEHGAAFLSIRALEVLRDRAGLLVAERDSSGSDSEGEWDELAELAGRLLEARPSMAVLRNRVNRTMAGADGGASAETGAAAVLESALSNVDRALTADEEAARNASERLEGSVATLSRSGTVLEALRAAEPSRVFVAESRPAREGIDVAERLAETTASTVTVHIDAAIAHVLAGEDVDRVVVGADTVSPDGAVVNKTGTRALAIAADREGIPVSIVAATDKVSTREAVNLESGDRAAVYDGDVGIDVLNPTFDVTPADCVSEIVTERGALEPDAVGDVAAELRGLEEW, from the coding sequence ATGTGCCCGGACACCGACACCTCGAGCGATGACCCGGTTCACGTCGTCACCGCGTTCCTCCGCCATCGGGGCGACGTTCTCTGCTTGCGCCGCAGCGACGCCGTCGGCACCTACCGGGGCCGGTGGGGCGGCGTCTCCGGGTTTGCGGAGGGCGACCCCGACGAACAGGTTCTCGTCGAGATCCGCGAGGAGACGGGCCTCGAGATCGACGCCGTCTCGCTGGTCCGCTCCGGGCGGCCGGTCGCGTTCGAGGACCCCGCTCTCGAGCGCGAGTGGGTCGTCCACCCCTACCTGTTCGACTGCGACGCCCGGGAGATCGAGTTGAGCGAGGAACACGACGCCTTCGAGTGGGTTCCGCCGACCGCGATCCTCGAGGCCGTCGGCGACGGCCGCGAGGGACTCGACGGCGAGACGGTCCCCGAACTGTGGACCGCCTACGAGCGGGTGGCACCCACCGTTCGATCGATCGCGGCCGACGACGAGCACGGCGCTGCGTTCCTCTCGATCCGCGCGCTCGAGGTGCTGCGCGATCGAGCGGGGCTGCTCGTGGCCGAACGCGACTCGTCCGGTAGCGATTCCGAGGGTGAATGGGACGAACTCGCCGAACTCGCGGGCCGGTTGCTCGAGGCCCGGCCGTCGATGGCCGTCCTCCGGAATCGAGTGAATCGGACGATGGCCGGTGCGGACGGCGGTGCGAGTGCGGAGACAGGTGCAGCCGCGGTGCTCGAGTCCGCGTTGTCGAACGTCGACCGCGCGCTGACGGCCGACGAGGAGGCTGCGAGAAACGCGAGCGAGCGCCTCGAGGGCAGCGTCGCGACCCTATCGCGGTCGGGGACCGTCCTCGAGGCGCTCCGGGCGGCCGAGCCGTCGCGGGTCTTCGTCGCCGAATCGCGGCCGGCTCGCGAGGGGATCGACGTCGCGGAACGGCTGGCCGAAACGACGGCGAGCACCGTGACGGTTCACATCGATGCGGCGATCGCGCACGTGCTCGCCGGCGAGGACGTCGACCGCGTCGTGGTCGGCGCCGACACCGTCTCGCCCGACGGTGCCGTCGTAAACAAGACCGGAACGAGAGCGCTGGCGATCGCCGCCGACCGCGAGGGGATTCCGGTGTCCATCGTCGCGGCGACGGACAAGGTCTCGACCCGCGAGGCTGTGAACCTCGAGTCCGGCGACCGGGCCGCGGTGTACGACGGCGACGTCGGGATCGATGTGCTGAACCCGACGTTCGATGTGACGCCCGCCGACTGCGTGTCCGAAATCGTGACCGAACGCGGCGCGCTCGAGCCCGATGCTGTGGGAGACGTGGCCGCGGAACTGCGCGGGCTCGAGGAGTGGTAG
- a CDS encoding metallophosphoesterase family protein yields MTRIAIVSDTHVPTREPEIPAWVVTEIEAADHTIHAGDFESFGAYERIVDLTGGELTAVRGNVDPATLDVPTTATLEIDGVTFVVTHGDGSSGDWRERVVETAREEAGADAEATLVAVAGHTHEVVDETVALDEFRSADEGHAAGRVRVLNPGSATGAAPTTLVTMYVATVDDGDLTVELRTD; encoded by the coding sequence ATGACGCGTATCGCGATCGTTTCCGACACCCACGTGCCCACTCGAGAGCCGGAGATTCCCGCGTGGGTCGTCACCGAGATCGAGGCGGCCGACCACACCATACACGCCGGCGATTTCGAGTCGTTCGGGGCGTACGAGCGGATCGTCGACCTCACGGGTGGCGAGTTGACGGCCGTTCGAGGCAACGTGGATCCGGCGACGCTCGACGTGCCGACGACGGCCACCCTCGAGATCGACGGCGTGACGTTCGTCGTCACCCACGGCGACGGATCATCGGGCGACTGGCGGGAACGGGTCGTCGAAACGGCCCGTGAGGAAGCGGGCGCGGACGCCGAAGCGACGCTCGTCGCCGTCGCCGGTCACACCCACGAGGTGGTCGACGAGACCGTCGCGTTAGACGAGTTCCGCTCGGCAGACGAGGGCCACGCAGCCGGTCGCGTCCGGGTACTCAATCCGGGGAGCGCCACCGGCGCTGCACCCACGACTCTCGTGACGATGTACGTCGCGACCGTCGACGACGGCGATCTCACCGTCGAGTTACGGACCGACTGA
- a CDS encoding NOG1 family protein — protein MIFEDLPTTPTSEELIDKAFSRAARAGKAKGGLEAQQSMLQTAANIISDNLENVVTAWPDFEYEDDVHPFYYELADAIVDVDKLRQALSEVMWASRKAREIHEEYQSRLRKTDVDTARKHRKQAFARLADIVEQVDDHLLYINKSRNDLRDLPEINPDEPTIVVAGYPNVGKSSFVNTITNARGETASYPFTTKGIGVGHFERDHLRYQIVDTPGLLDRPPQDRNEIESQAVSAIEHLADCMLVMVDPTGDCGYPIGPQLELRDAISARFEDIPVFTIANKEDRFEEGDLTEAVAADFTMSIETGANVETVVDATVEAIDYEPELPFDG, from the coding sequence ATGATTTTCGAAGACCTTCCGACAACGCCCACGTCGGAAGAGCTGATCGACAAGGCGTTTTCGCGAGCGGCGCGGGCCGGCAAGGCAAAGGGCGGCCTCGAGGCCCAGCAGTCGATGCTCCAGACGGCGGCGAACATCATCTCGGACAACCTCGAGAACGTCGTCACGGCGTGGCCCGACTTCGAGTACGAGGACGACGTCCATCCCTTCTATTACGAGTTGGCCGACGCGATCGTCGACGTTGACAAACTCCGACAGGCGCTGTCGGAAGTGATGTGGGCCAGCCGGAAGGCCCGCGAGATTCACGAGGAGTACCAGTCCCGACTGCGGAAGACCGACGTGGACACGGCGCGCAAGCACCGCAAGCAGGCCTTCGCCCGCCTCGCCGACATCGTCGAGCAGGTCGACGACCACCTGCTGTACATCAACAAATCGCGTAACGACCTGCGCGACCTGCCGGAGATCAACCCCGACGAGCCGACGATCGTCGTCGCCGGCTATCCAAACGTCGGCAAGTCCTCGTTCGTCAATACCATCACGAACGCCCGCGGCGAGACCGCCTCCTACCCCTTCACGACGAAGGGGATCGGCGTCGGCCACTTCGAGCGCGACCATCTCCGCTACCAGATCGTCGACACCCCCGGGCTGCTCGACCGACCGCCGCAGGATCGCAACGAGATCGAGTCACAGGCGGTCAGCGCCATCGAGCACCTCGCCGACTGCATGCTCGTCATGGTCGACCCCACCGGCGACTGTGGCTATCCGATCGGCCCGCAACTCGAGCTTCGGGACGCGATTTCGGCCCGGTTCGAGGACATCCCCGTGTTCACGATCGCGAACAAGGAAGACCGGTTCGAGGAGGGAGACCTGACCGAAGCCGTCGCGGCCGATTTCACCATGAGCATCGAGACCGGCGCGAACGTCGAGACGGTCGTGGATGCCACCGTCGAGGCGATCGATTACGAGCCGGAGCTGCCGTTCGACGGATAG
- the ddh gene encoding D-2-hydroxyacid dehydrogenase, whose protein sequence is MRTQLESSVDSLGVHESVDDVFPPGELATSLADLPIEVEVIDDDGIAGCDAVVTLEYREAFLDLEWVHSIQAGVDRFPFDDLAERGVVLTNSTGIHDRTVGETVAGYLLMFARRLHDHVSNQQERRWNRPEWDEAFTLPGSTACVVGTGTLGRGVAETLGALGVRVTGVRRSDDPVPGFDEIYATERLLEGISSAEFVIVTVPLTDETHHLFDAESFEAMRDDAYFVNVARGPVVDEPALIDALEADSLAGAALDVFEEEPLPEESPLWGMDEVLISPHCAAYTRDYFRDVGDIVRENVDRLADGEEFHNRVV, encoded by the coding sequence ATGCGTACCCAACTCGAGTCGTCGGTCGACAGTCTGGGCGTCCACGAGTCGGTCGACGACGTCTTTCCGCCGGGGGAGCTCGCGACGTCCCTCGCCGATCTTCCGATCGAGGTCGAAGTCATCGACGACGACGGGATCGCGGGTTGCGACGCGGTCGTCACCCTCGAGTACCGGGAGGCGTTCCTCGACCTGGAGTGGGTCCACTCGATTCAGGCCGGGGTCGACCGATTTCCGTTCGACGACCTCGCGGAACGCGGCGTCGTCCTTACGAATAGCACGGGCATTCACGACCGGACCGTCGGCGAGACGGTCGCAGGCTACCTGCTCATGTTCGCTCGGCGGCTCCACGACCACGTTTCGAACCAGCAGGAACGCCGGTGGAACCGACCGGAATGGGATGAAGCGTTCACGCTCCCGGGGTCGACGGCCTGCGTCGTCGGCACCGGAACGCTCGGTCGCGGCGTCGCGGAAACGCTGGGTGCACTCGGGGTCCGCGTGACGGGGGTTCGCCGCTCCGACGATCCGGTTCCCGGCTTCGACGAGATCTACGCGACCGAGCGGCTGCTCGAGGGGATCTCCAGCGCCGAGTTCGTCATCGTCACGGTCCCATTGACCGACGAGACGCACCATCTCTTCGACGCCGAGTCGTTCGAGGCCATGCGCGACGACGCGTACTTCGTGAACGTCGCTCGAGGACCGGTCGTCGACGAACCGGCGCTGATCGACGCGCTCGAGGCGGATTCGCTCGCTGGGGCGGCCTTAGATGTGTTCGAGGAGGAGCCGTTGCCCGAAGAGTCGCCGCTGTGGGGAATGGACGAGGTACTAATCTCACCGCACTGCGCCGCGTACACGCGGGACTATTTCCGGGACGTGGGTGATATCGTCCGCGAGAACGTCGATCGGCTCGCGGACGGCGAGGAGTTCCACAACCGCGTGGTCTGA